The Sulfurospirillum halorespirans DSM 13726 genome has a window encoding:
- the rpsM gene encoding 30S ribosomal protein S13, translating to MARIAGVDLPMKKRVEYGLTYIYGIGLTSSRAILTATGISFDKRVHELSEDEVAAIRKEIQADFQVEGDLRKKVAMDIKALMDMGSYRGLRHRKGLPVRGQKTKTNARTRKGKKRTVGAKAK from the coding sequence ATGGCAAGGATTGCAGGTGTAGACCTTCCAATGAAAAAGAGAGTAGAGTATGGTTTAACATACATCTACGGTATAGGTTTGACAAGTTCTAGAGCTATTTTAACAGCAACTGGAATTTCGTTTGATAAAAGAGTTCATGAGCTAAGTGAAGATGAAGTTGCAGCGATTCGTAAAGAGATCCAAGCAGACTTTCAAGTAGAGGGTGATCTTCGTAAAAAAGTGGCTATGGATATTAAAGCTTTGATGGATATGGGAAGCTATAGAGGTCTTAGACATAGAAAAGGCTTGCCAGTTCGTGGACAAAAAACAAAAACGAATGCGCGTACCCGAAAAGGTAAAAAACGCACCGTTGGCGCTAAAGCTAAATAA
- the rpmJ gene encoding 50S ribosomal protein L36 → MKVRPSVKKMCDKCKVIKRKGIVRVICVNPKHKQRQG, encoded by the coding sequence ATGAAAGTACGACCTTCTGTAAAGAAGATGTGCGATAAGTGCAAGGTGATCAAACGAAAAGGTATCGTTAGAGTCATTTGCGTAAATCCAAAACACAAACAGAGACAAGGATAA
- a CDS encoding YbaB/EbfC family nucleoid-associated protein — MFENFDLSKVGAMLEEAQKQAQKMHEDASSKQFTAKSGGGMVSVSMNGNGEVIDITLDDSLLGDKESLQILLISAMNDVSKMVEENKKLATTQMLSGIGGFGAKN; from the coding sequence ATGTTTGAAAATTTTGATCTTTCAAAAGTGGGTGCGATGCTTGAAGAGGCGCAAAAGCAAGCTCAAAAAATGCACGAAGATGCAAGCAGTAAGCAATTTACCGCTAAAAGCGGCGGTGGAATGGTGAGTGTGAGCATGAATGGTAACGGTGAAGTTATTGATATAACGCTTGATGATTCACTGCTTGGGGACAAAGAGTCGTTGCAGATTTTACTGATCAGTGCGATGAACGATGTCTCCAAAATGGTAGAAGAGAATAAAAAACTAGCGACGACTCAGATGCTCTCCGGCATTGGGGGATTTGGCGCGAAAAATTAA
- the panD gene encoding aspartate 1-decarboxylase: protein MTLEMLYSKIHRATVTDANLNYVGSITIDKELIEASNLHVGQKVEVVNINNGERFTTYVIEGKAGGKDICLNGAAARKAHIGDKIIIIAYAHMSEEELKTFKPTVALVDENNTLVEVRDYI, encoded by the coding sequence ATGACGCTTGAGATGCTATACAGCAAAATTCACAGAGCCACGGTTACAGATGCAAATTTGAACTATGTTGGTTCGATTACAATTGATAAAGAGTTAATAGAGGCTTCTAACCTTCATGTAGGGCAAAAAGTCGAAGTCGTGAACATTAACAATGGTGAGCGCTTTACCACCTATGTGATTGAGGGAAAAGCGGGCGGAAAAGATATTTGCCTAAACGGTGCGGCGGCTCGCAAAGCCCATATTGGCGATAAGATCATCATCATAGCCTACGCGCATATGAGTGAAGAAGAGCTCAAAACCTTTAAGCCAACGGTTGCTTTGGTGGATGAAAATAATACATTGGTCGAAGTGAGAGATTACATCTGA
- the rplQ gene encoding 50S ribosomal protein L17 has protein sequence MRHKHGYRKLGRTSSHRAALLKNLAIAVIKYEKIETTVPKAKELRGFVEKLITQAGVGGDHAHKTVFAALQDKECTKKLVNEIAPKYVERNGGYTRIIKTRIRKGDAAPMAFLELV, from the coding sequence ATGAGACATAAGCACGGATACAGAAAGCTTGGTCGTACTTCATCACACAGAGCGGCGTTGTTGAAGAACTTGGCTATAGCTGTCATTAAATATGAGAAAATCGAGACAACAGTTCCTAAAGCAAAAGAGCTTAGAGGATTTGTTGAAAAATTGATTACGCAAGCAGGAGTTGGTGGCGATCATGCTCACAAAACTGTTTTTGCTGCACTTCAAGATAAAGAGTGTACTAAAAAATTGGTTAATGAGATCGCACCTAAATATGTTGAGAGAAATGGTGGTTACACCCGTATTATAAAAACACGTATCAGAAAAGGCGATGCAGCGCCTATGGCGTTTTTAGAACTCGTCTAA
- the rpsD gene encoding 30S ribosomal protein S4 — protein MARYRGPVEKLERRLGVSLALKGERRLAGKSALDKRPYAPGQHGQRRSKISEYGLQLREKQKAKFMYGVSEKQFRRIFDEAARKEGNTGINLVLLIERRLDNVVYRMGFATTRRFARQLVTHGHILVNGSRVDIPSYVVRAGEKIEVCEKSKNNPQVKRALELTQQTGIAPWVDVEREKAMGIFTRIPEREEVVIPVEERLIVELYSK, from the coding sequence ATGGCAAGATATAGAGGACCAGTCGAGAAGCTCGAAAGAAGACTTGGTGTCAGCTTAGCCCTTAAAGGTGAGCGCAGACTTGCTGGTAAAAGTGCGTTAGATAAGCGACCATATGCACCAGGTCAACACGGACAAAGAAGATCAAAAATTAGCGAGTATGGACTCCAATTAAGAGAGAAACAAAAAGCTAAATTTATGTATGGAGTTTCTGAAAAACAATTCAGACGTATATTTGACGAAGCAGCTCGTAAAGAGGGAAATACAGGTATTAACCTTGTCCTTCTTATCGAAAGAAGACTTGATAATGTTGTTTACCGTATGGGATTTGCAACAACACGAAGATTTGCACGTCAATTAGTCACACATGGACATATTTTAGTGAATGGTAGCAGAGTCGACATTCCTTCCTATGTTGTGCGTGCAGGTGAGAAAATTGAGGTTTGTGAAAAATCTAAAAATAACCCACAAGTAAAAAGAGCTCTTGAATTAACACAACAAACTGGTATTGCGCCATGGGTTGATGTTGAGAGAGAAAAAGCAATGGGTATTTTTACACGCATCCCTGAGAGAGAAGAAGTAGTGATTCCGGTTGAAGAAAGATTAATCGTTGAGCTATACTCTAAATAA
- the tkt gene encoding transketolase, translating into MENKKILKKQADTIRFLAADMVQRANSGHPGAPMGLADIVTILARHITHNPKNPKWLNRDRLVFSGGHASALVYSFLHLSGYDISLEDLQNFRQLGSKTPGHPEYGDVPGVEVTTGPLGQGITNAVGFAMAAKYAATVLNQPKAEVITHKVYCLCGDGDLQEGISYEACSLAGHLSLDNLVVIYDSNAITIEGDTSIAWSEDVKHRFEAQGWEVSRIDGHDFDEINAVLEQSKEQTKPYLIIADTTIAKGACQMEGSHHAHGAPLGCEEIKNSKIKAGFDPEKSFSVDEDVYARFSCALEKGDLAEANWNARVKNDLSSDQKALLEALLNPDFSKIEWPNFESDVATRDSNGKILNAIAQAIPGFLGGSADLGPSNKSELTGLGDYPLGRNIHFGIREHAMGAIINAFALYGLFIPFGATFFIFSDYMKPSVRLAALMKLKNFYIWTHDSIGVGEDGPTHQPIEQLSQFRALPNFYVYRPCDGRENVKAWKKALSMQAPAAFVCSRQKLRALKDDRAHGDVENGGYLLKRRENAQVTLMASGSEVYLALEVACYLSMFGIPSNMVSVPCFDLLNEQDEAYIQTIIEPQTKVIAIEAGAGIEWYRYADKVICMERFGASGPAELLFDKFGFTAHKATKSACEFLGLDYEALKAELEHDNEKKHCI; encoded by the coding sequence ATGGAAAATAAAAAAATATTGAAAAAACAAGCCGATACGATCCGTTTTTTGGCAGCCGATATGGTGCAACGTGCGAACAGTGGACATCCAGGCGCTCCTATGGGTTTGGCAGACATCGTCACTATTTTAGCACGCCATATCACGCACAATCCTAAAAATCCAAAGTGGTTGAACCGTGACCGTTTGGTTTTCAGTGGAGGTCATGCTTCCGCACTCGTCTACTCTTTTTTACATTTAAGCGGTTATGATATTAGCTTAGAAGATTTACAAAACTTTAGACAACTTGGAAGTAAAACACCTGGTCACCCAGAGTACGGCGATGTTCCTGGTGTTGAAGTCACCACAGGCCCTCTTGGACAAGGTATTACCAATGCCGTGGGGTTTGCCATGGCTGCTAAATATGCTGCAACCGTCCTCAACCAACCCAAAGCAGAAGTGATTACCCATAAAGTCTACTGCTTGTGTGGCGATGGCGATTTACAAGAGGGCATTAGCTATGAAGCGTGTTCACTTGCGGGGCATCTTTCTTTAGATAATTTAGTCGTGATTTACGATAGCAATGCGATTACGATTGAGGGCGATACCTCCATTGCATGGAGCGAAGATGTGAAGCACCGCTTTGAAGCGCAAGGGTGGGAAGTTTCGCGCATTGATGGGCATGATTTTGATGAGATTAATGCGGTCCTAGAGCAATCGAAAGAGCAAACAAAGCCTTATTTGATTATCGCGGATACAACCATTGCAAAAGGTGCATGCCAGATGGAAGGAAGTCACCACGCCCATGGTGCCCCCTTAGGATGCGAAGAGATTAAAAACTCTAAAATCAAAGCAGGGTTTGATCCTGAAAAAAGTTTTAGTGTCGATGAAGATGTCTATGCGCGCTTTAGTTGCGCCCTTGAGAAAGGTGATTTGGCAGAGGCAAATTGGAATGCACGCGTGAAAAATGACCTGAGCAGTGATCAAAAAGCTCTTTTAGAAGCACTGTTAAATCCTGATTTTTCAAAAATTGAGTGGCCAAATTTTGAGAGTGATGTCGCAACACGCGATAGCAATGGAAAAATTCTCAACGCGATTGCACAAGCGATTCCAGGCTTTTTAGGCGGCAGTGCCGATCTTGGCCCTTCCAATAAAAGTGAGCTGACAGGACTTGGCGATTATCCACTTGGTCGTAACATTCACTTTGGTATTCGTGAACATGCGATGGGAGCGATCATCAACGCGTTTGCGTTGTACGGCTTGTTTATCCCTTTTGGAGCGACCTTTTTTATCTTTAGCGATTATATGAAACCCTCAGTGCGTTTAGCAGCACTCATGAAACTGAAAAATTTTTACATCTGGACGCACGACAGCATCGGTGTAGGCGAAGATGGCCCAACGCACCAGCCGATTGAACAACTGAGTCAATTTAGAGCGCTTCCAAACTTCTACGTTTACCGTCCATGCGATGGTAGAGAAAATGTGAAAGCATGGAAAAAGGCTCTCAGTATGCAAGCGCCTGCGGCATTTGTCTGCTCACGCCAAAAGCTTCGAGCACTTAAAGACGATCGCGCGCACGGCGATGTGGAAAATGGCGGTTATCTTTTAAAACGACGTGAAAACGCACAAGTTACCTTGATGGCAAGTGGAAGTGAAGTCTATCTTGCGTTGGAAGTGGCATGCTATCTTTCAATGTTTGGCATTCCAAGCAATATGGTCAGTGTGCCGTGTTTTGATCTTTTAAATGAGCAAGATGAGGCGTATATTCAAACGATCATTGAGCCACAAACCAAAGTCATTGCGATTGAAGCGGGGGCTGGGATTGAATGGTACCGCTATGCGGATAAAGTCATCTGTATGGAGCGTTTTGGTGCGAGTGGTCCAGCAGAACTTTTATTTGATAAATTTGGCTTTACCGCGCACAAAGCAACAAAGAGTGCGTGTGAATTTTTAGGGCTTGACTATGAAGCGCTTAAAGCTGAACTAGAACACGATAATGAAAAAAAACATTGTATTTGA
- the rpsK gene encoding 30S ribosomal protein S11, with translation MAKRKVVRKKVVKKNIAKGIIYISATFNNTVVTVTDEMGNVIAWSSAGSLGFKGSKKSTPYAAQQAVEDALTKAKEHGLKEIGIKVQGPGSGRETAVKSAGTTEGIKVSFLKDITPLPHNGCRPPKRRRV, from the coding sequence ATGGCAAAAAGAAAAGTAGTACGTAAAAAAGTTGTTAAGAAAAATATTGCTAAAGGTATCATTTATATCTCTGCAACATTTAATAACACTGTCGTAACTGTAACTGATGAGATGGGAAATGTTATTGCTTGGAGCAGTGCAGGTAGTTTGGGCTTTAAGGGTAGTAAAAAATCTACTCCTTATGCAGCACAACAAGCCGTCGAAGATGCATTGACTAAAGCAAAAGAACATGGTCTCAAAGAAATCGGTATTAAAGTTCAAGGCCCGGGCAGTGGTCGCGAGACAGCGGTAAAAAGTGCTGGTACAACAGAAGGTATTAAAGTGTCTTTCCTAAAAGATATTACACCTCTTCCACACAACGGCTGTAGACCTCCAAAAAGAAGAAGAGTTTAA
- a CDS encoding DUF7488 domain-containing protein produces MKRLGLFLLLITGALCAADVPASTPAPASKAEFVYPDFSQCYEKNRHSIVSFGSTRAIAISEKQAVAYSKEKPSVPYVRFDYYSNLYLFDSPKPLVPVKLKPTSELKLGEWLVSMTDNSLIAVNASKIGNSVNELFEFGGVGEVSTLVGGLCCEMYGLGIGDKFFIGSEALKLFIEGKTASFQELGVRVVDGNESVIVDFVDSNVKEAKLKMGDVITRLNGKSVKNVAEFADALRGLKDLSKVSAQLQRNNAWMEENLLAPKPLPKKEEVKKKVPIPEVKKESYLQSKGFKFDTNLRIKEIARGSFAEQSGLKVGDRLMQVEQLPIERVTEADAYLAKNRNREVSLLFDRDDFQFFVTLTR; encoded by the coding sequence GTGAAACGTCTAGGACTCTTTCTTCTCTTAATAACCGGGGCTCTTTGTGCAGCCGATGTGCCAGCATCTACGCCAGCTCCTGCTTCCAAAGCAGAGTTTGTTTATCCCGATTTTTCACAATGTTATGAAAAAAACAGACACTCCATTGTCTCTTTTGGCTCAACGCGTGCTATTGCTATTAGTGAAAAACAAGCTGTTGCGTATTCCAAAGAGAAACCGAGTGTTCCGTATGTTCGGTTTGATTACTACTCCAATCTCTATCTGTTCGATTCTCCAAAACCTTTGGTGCCTGTAAAACTAAAGCCAACCAGTGAATTAAAGCTGGGTGAATGGCTTGTCAGTATGACCGATAACTCCCTCATCGCTGTTAATGCGTCTAAAATCGGAAACAGTGTCAATGAGCTCTTTGAATTTGGTGGCGTGGGCGAAGTGAGTACCCTCGTGGGTGGTCTTTGCTGTGAAATGTATGGCCTTGGTATTGGTGATAAATTTTTTATTGGCTCAGAAGCATTGAAGCTTTTCATCGAAGGTAAAACCGCTTCATTTCAAGAGTTAGGTGTACGTGTTGTGGATGGGAATGAGAGCGTCATTGTTGATTTTGTGGATTCCAATGTGAAAGAGGCGAAGCTCAAAATGGGCGATGTGATTACACGCTTGAATGGAAAATCTGTGAAAAACGTTGCCGAGTTTGCAGATGCCCTCAGAGGTCTTAAAGATTTGAGCAAAGTAAGTGCACAACTTCAGCGCAATAATGCTTGGATGGAAGAAAATTTACTAGCGCCTAAACCGCTTCCTAAAAAAGAGGAAGTAAAGAAAAAAGTGCCGATTCCTGAGGTTAAAAAAGAGAGTTATCTGCAGAGCAAGGGATTTAAGTTTGACACAAATCTTCGTATTAAAGAGATTGCGCGTGGCTCTTTTGCTGAACAAAGTGGTCTTAAAGTGGGAGATCGTTTAATGCAAGTGGAGCAACTTCCCATAGAGCGTGTTACTGAGGCAGATGCTTATTTGGCAAAAAATCGTAACCGCGAAGTGAGTCTTTTATTTGATCGTGATGATTTCCAATTTTTTGTAACATTGACGCGTTGA
- a CDS encoding NifU family protein, which translates to MIPFSDEELLPVVEKSLEKIKPMLALDGGGLTLLGIKSGRVFVQLQGACQGCASSGQTLKYGVERQLRIDIHPELEVVNILPGMEHEFEAIGE; encoded by the coding sequence ATGATACCATTTAGTGACGAAGAGTTGCTTCCCGTTGTCGAAAAATCACTTGAAAAAATTAAGCCAATGCTTGCATTAGACGGCGGTGGACTGACATTATTAGGCATAAAAAGCGGACGTGTTTTTGTTCAACTTCAAGGTGCCTGCCAAGGGTGCGCATCCAGTGGACAAACACTGAAATACGGCGTAGAACGCCAATTAAGAATTGATATTCATCCTGAGCTTGAAGTTGTAAATATTTTACCTGGGATGGAACATGAGTTTGAAGCAATTGGAGAGTAA
- a CDS encoding HAD family hydrolase: protein MKKNIVFDLDGTLLDTLEDIAISANFALVSLGFEVQEREKYRYFVGEGVFKLFENIFASNPQTPERIQEAVSLFQSHYAKQFNQNTTLYDGISKMLTFLQKRGFKMAILSNKPDSFTKMCAMKYLREWKFDVVFGAREGIPRKPHPEGALEISSLLHVKPNECYYLGDTMIDMQTANNAGMIAVGALWGFREEAELRAHGAKYLVRNPSDVIKLLAEV, encoded by the coding sequence ATGAAAAAAAACATTGTATTTGACCTTGATGGCACGCTTCTTGATACATTAGAAGACATTGCCATCAGTGCTAATTTTGCGCTTGTTTCGCTTGGATTTGAAGTTCAGGAACGTGAAAAATACCGCTATTTCGTAGGGGAGGGTGTTTTCAAACTGTTTGAAAACATCTTCGCCTCCAACCCTCAAACGCCTGAACGGATTCAAGAAGCCGTTTCGTTGTTTCAAAGCCATTATGCAAAGCAGTTCAATCAAAATACCACGCTTTATGATGGTATCAGTAAAATGCTCACCTTCTTGCAAAAACGAGGCTTTAAGATGGCGATACTCTCCAATAAACCAGACTCCTTCACCAAAATGTGTGCGATGAAATATTTGCGCGAATGGAAGTTTGACGTTGTTTTTGGTGCGCGCGAAGGCATTCCACGAAAGCCCCACCCCGAGGGCGCTTTAGAGATCTCTTCTCTTTTACATGTAAAGCCAAATGAGTGTTATTATTTGGGGGATACAATGATCGATATGCAAACCGCTAATAACGCTGGAATGATCGCTGTGGGTGCTTTGTGGGGATTTAGAGAAGAGGCGGAATTAAGAGCGCATGGGGCAAAATACCTTGTAAGAAACCCCAGCGATGTGATAAAACTTCTCGCTGAGGTTTAA
- a CDS encoding polyprenyl synthetase family protein encodes MSSKELIAKFELFLKAKLPVVESFHPHFNQALGEMLDVGGKRFRPLLLLSVVESSQPLLVENALHVALGLEMMHTYSLIHDDLPCMDDAALRRGHPTLHVSYDETTAVLIGDALNTHAFYLLANAPLSAEIKIKLVSILSSNSGIHGMVLGQAIDCFFEDKRLNVEELTFLHLHKTAKLIAASLVMGAVICELDKTIQEALYQFGLKLGLLFQVQDDIIDATLSSEEAGKPTHNDGHKNSFVNLLGLESAQEVKQKLLLELDGELEKLDAALSHRLKSIVEAYFKG; translated from the coding sequence TTGAGTTCTAAAGAGTTAATTGCAAAGTTTGAACTGTTTTTAAAAGCAAAACTCCCCGTTGTGGAGAGTTTTCACCCCCATTTTAACCAAGCATTGGGTGAAATGCTTGATGTTGGGGGAAAGCGATTTCGCCCCTTATTACTGCTCAGTGTGGTTGAAAGCTCTCAGCCTCTTTTGGTTGAAAATGCTTTACATGTAGCCCTTGGTTTGGAGATGATGCATACCTATTCGCTGATTCACGATGATCTACCGTGCATGGACGATGCAGCCCTTAGACGAGGGCACCCAACCTTACATGTAAGCTATGATGAAACCACTGCGGTGCTCATCGGAGATGCCCTCAACACCCACGCGTTTTATCTTTTAGCCAATGCTCCTCTCAGTGCTGAGATCAAGATAAAACTGGTCTCCATTTTGTCGAGCAATTCGGGAATTCATGGTATGGTTTTGGGTCAAGCCATTGACTGTTTTTTTGAAGATAAACGTTTGAATGTCGAAGAGTTGACATTTTTACACCTTCATAAAACAGCCAAACTTATTGCAGCGTCGCTGGTGATGGGGGCTGTGATCTGTGAATTGGATAAAACGATTCAAGAAGCACTCTATCAGTTTGGTCTAAAACTTGGGCTTTTGTTCCAAGTACAAGATGACATCATCGATGCAACGCTCTCAAGTGAAGAGGCTGGCAAACCTACGCACAATGACGGGCATAAAAACTCATTTGTCAATTTGCTAGGATTGGAATCGGCTCAAGAGGTGAAGCAAAAACTTCTTTTGGAATTGGATGGTGAATTAGAAAAGCTTGATGCAGCTTTGTCACACAGACTTAAAAGCATTGTAGAAGCATATTTTAAAGGATAG
- a CDS encoding tetratricopeptide repeat protein, protein MNAYITKGIEKFYTKNFQEAMLQFALALSVDPQSKEARIGAILCDMATQNEEQAMALFEYYILTKENGAEDCEEVMEEIINSVEEHSEKIAHLFKESDFEARINAENGIKYEDFMTLIEARGSFKEAFEDIMFSTKVIISKKEDFVDFLARLIENGFIEMSLNYLESAVTLFPNDEQLLSLIKKAQK, encoded by the coding sequence ATGAACGCTTATATTACCAAAGGGATTGAAAAATTTTACACAAAAAATTTCCAAGAGGCAATGCTTCAGTTTGCATTAGCACTGAGTGTTGATCCTCAATCAAAAGAAGCTCGCATTGGAGCTATTTTATGCGATATGGCAACACAGAATGAAGAACAAGCCATGGCGCTTTTTGAGTATTATATTTTAACCAAAGAGAATGGTGCTGAAGATTGTGAAGAGGTGATGGAAGAGATCATTAACTCCGTGGAAGAACACAGTGAAAAAATAGCGCATTTGTTTAAAGAGAGTGATTTTGAAGCACGTATTAATGCAGAAAACGGCATTAAATATGAAGATTTTATGACACTGATTGAAGCGCGTGGTAGCTTTAAAGAGGCATTTGAAGACATTATGTTCTCCACCAAAGTCATCATCTCGAAAAAAGAGGATTTTGTTGACTTTTTAGCCAGACTGATTGAGAATGGTTTTATCGAAATGTCCCTGAATTATCTTGAGAGTGCCGTCACGCTTTTCCCGAACGATGAGCAGCTTTTATCGCTGATTAAAAAAGCACAAAAATAG
- a CDS encoding DNA-directed RNA polymerase subunit alpha, whose product MKKINTSAYMPTEIEVETIAANKVQISAYPFESGFAVTLAHPLRRLLLSSTVGSAPTAVKIEGVTHEFDSMRGMLEDVALFIINLKNIRFKIKGDEKRVEVNYSFTGPKEIKGSDLANAHIEIVTPDGYLATINEDAEFNFSLILEKGIGYVPSENIRGLVGEDYIALDAFFTPVKRAVYDIENVLVEDNPNYEKIVFTIETDGLVSPIEAFKNSLEAMYSQMSVFNGILDIAVAPKSESSNENVELGKLLQSIEELNLSARSFNCLDRAEVKFIGELALMSELELKNLKNLGKKSLEEIRQVMEESGYPVGYNFSDETASLLKKKIEDLKSEANEG is encoded by the coding sequence ATGAAAAAAATCAATACATCAGCTTACATGCCAACTGAAATTGAGGTAGAGACTATTGCGGCAAATAAGGTTCAAATTAGTGCATACCCATTTGAATCTGGTTTTGCGGTAACCTTGGCACATCCTTTACGTAGATTGCTTTTAAGCAGTACCGTAGGATCTGCCCCAACGGCTGTAAAGATTGAAGGCGTAACCCATGAATTTGATAGCATGCGCGGTATGCTTGAAGATGTTGCTCTTTTCATCATTAACCTTAAAAATATTCGTTTCAAAATCAAAGGCGATGAGAAACGTGTAGAGGTTAACTACTCATTTACTGGACCAAAAGAGATTAAGGGAAGTGATTTAGCCAATGCTCACATTGAGATTGTTACACCAGATGGTTATTTGGCAACGATCAATGAAGATGCAGAGTTTAACTTCTCTTTAATCCTTGAAAAAGGGATCGGCTATGTTCCAAGTGAGAACATTAGAGGTTTGGTTGGAGAAGATTATATTGCACTGGATGCTTTCTTTACCCCTGTAAAAAGAGCTGTGTACGATATTGAGAATGTTTTGGTTGAAGACAATCCTAACTATGAGAAAATTGTTTTCACGATTGAAACAGACGGACTTGTTTCTCCAATCGAAGCTTTTAAAAATTCACTTGAAGCAATGTATTCACAAATGTCTGTTTTTAATGGCATTTTGGATATTGCAGTAGCTCCAAAAAGTGAGAGTTCTAATGAGAATGTGGAGCTTGGTAAGCTATTACAGAGTATTGAAGAGTTAAATCTAAGTGCTCGTAGCTTCAACTGTTTAGATAGAGCAGAGGTGAAATTTATTGGCGAGCTTGCTTTAATGAGCGAGTTAGAACTTAAAAACCTCAAAAATCTAGGCAAGAAATCGTTAGAAGAGATCAGACAAGTTATGGAAGAGAGTGGTTATCCTGTTGGATATAATTTCTCTGACGAGACGGCAAGTTTGCTCAAGAAAAAAATTGAAGATTTAAAATCTGAAGCCAACGAGGGTTAA
- a CDS encoding UDP-N-acetylmuramoyl-L-alanyl-D-glutamate--2,6-diaminopimelate ligase, translated as MKIELPNHNTFLHVTDNSNECDASSIFVLTKLNAMYEQSARDHGCTHIISPKACLDLLGIRDAIKIIGITGTNGKTTTAAAIYSILLDLGKKVGLQGTRGCFINDHRIEEKSLTTPPILQTIHNLKLAVEAGCEYFVMEVSSHAIVQNRIDGIAFALKILTNVTQDHLDFHKTIDEYIAVKSRFFDDESLKLINKDESKIRFNRTNAMSYGIEHPATYKILAYSLKEGISAAVAKIEKVYEFESPLHGFFNLYNLLAAISAVDMLGVAPMESICEALEHFGGVEGRMEVVSQDPLVIVDFAHTPDGMEKVLDSMKERDLVVVFGAGGDRDRTKRPKMGAMAQRYAKKIVVTSDNPRSEDPQSIITEILAGMNHHESLHVEVDRHEAIEKALRMQAPNEVLLILGKGDETYQEIKGKKYPFDDRSVVRELIAQWAKQK; from the coding sequence TTGAAAATAGAACTTCCAAATCATAATACATTTTTACATGTAACCGACAATTCAAACGAATGTGATGCCTCAAGCATCTTTGTTTTAACCAAACTGAACGCGATGTATGAGCAAAGTGCGCGTGATCATGGCTGCACTCACATCATCTCACCTAAAGCGTGCTTGGATCTGCTTGGTATCCGTGATGCGATTAAAATCATTGGCATTACGGGTACGAATGGTAAAACAACCACAGCGGCTGCTATTTACTCCATACTGCTTGATCTTGGCAAAAAAGTGGGTTTGCAAGGAACGCGAGGGTGTTTTATCAACGATCATCGCATCGAAGAGAAAAGCCTTACAACACCGCCCATTTTACAGACGATTCACAACCTCAAACTCGCCGTAGAAGCAGGCTGTGAGTATTTTGTGATGGAAGTAAGCTCGCATGCCATTGTGCAAAACCGCATCGATGGGATTGCTTTTGCTTTGAAGATTTTGACCAATGTCACGCAAGATCATCTCGATTTTCACAAAACGATTGATGAATATATTGCCGTAAAGAGTCGCTTTTTTGACGATGAGAGTTTGAAACTCATCAACAAAGATGAGAGCAAAATTCGTTTTAACCGCACGAACGCGATGAGTTATGGGATCGAACATCCTGCAACCTATAAAATTTTGGCGTATTCGCTCAAAGAGGGCATCAGTGCGGCGGTTGCGAAGATTGAAAAAGTGTATGAGTTTGAATCCCCCTTACATGGCTTTTTTAACCTCTACAACCTTCTTGCCGCGATCAGTGCCGTCGATATGTTAGGGGTTGCTCCCATGGAGTCTATCTGCGAAGCGTTAGAGCACTTTGGTGGCGTGGAAGGTCGTATGGAGGTCGTCAGTCAGGATCCTTTGGTGATCGTTGATTTTGCCCATACACCCGATGGCATGGAGAAGGTGCTTGATAGTATGAAAGAGCGCGACCTTGTCGTGGTTTTTGGAGCAGGAGGTGATAGAGATCGCACGAAACGCCCAAAAATGGGAGCGATGGCTCAGCGTTATGCTAAAAAAATTGTCGTAACCAGCGATAATCCACGCTCTGAAGATCCCCAAAGTATTATCACTGAAATTTTGGCAGGAATGAATCATCATGAATCTTTACATGTAGAAGTAGATCGCCACGAAGCGATTGAAAAAGCATTGAGGATGCAAGCTCCCAATGAAGTGCTTCTGATCCTTGGAAAAGGGGATGAAACGTATCAAGAGATCAAGGGTAAAAAATATCCTTTTGATGATCGTAGCGTCGTAAGAGAGCTTATCGCTCAATGGGCTAAGCAAAAATAG